A region from the Microbacterium lacus genome encodes:
- a CDS encoding LLM class F420-dependent oxidoreductase translates to MPLLDTPVRLGVQIQPQHVTYPQIRDAVLRLEEMGVDILFNWDHFYPLYGDPDGLHFESWTMLAAWAEQTERVEFGALVNCNSYRNPDLQADMARTIDHISAKDGGEGRFIFGTGSGWFEKDYAEYGYEFGTAGSRLNDLAEGLERVHARWDVLNPAPTRKIPVLIGGKGEQKTLRLVARYADYWHSFVTPEELPHKLSVIQKWADQEGRDTSDLVLSNELKDRDQAFADRLFDGGVRLFTVGFPGPDFDYDAIRRWLAWRDAKNG, encoded by the coding sequence ATGCCCCTTCTCGACACTCCGGTGCGCCTCGGCGTCCAGATCCAGCCACAGCACGTCACCTATCCGCAGATCCGCGACGCGGTTCTGCGTCTGGAGGAGATGGGGGTGGACATCCTCTTCAACTGGGACCACTTCTACCCGCTGTACGGCGACCCCGACGGCCTGCACTTCGAGTCGTGGACGATGCTCGCCGCGTGGGCGGAGCAGACCGAGCGCGTCGAGTTCGGTGCGCTGGTCAACTGCAACAGCTACCGCAACCCCGACCTGCAGGCCGACATGGCCCGCACGATCGACCACATCAGCGCGAAGGACGGCGGTGAAGGCCGGTTCATCTTCGGGACCGGGTCCGGATGGTTCGAGAAGGACTACGCGGAATACGGCTACGAGTTCGGAACCGCGGGCTCGCGCCTGAACGACCTCGCCGAAGGACTCGAGCGCGTGCACGCCCGCTGGGACGTGCTGAACCCCGCGCCGACCCGCAAGATCCCGGTGCTGATCGGCGGCAAGGGGGAGCAGAAGACCCTGCGGCTCGTCGCCCGCTACGCGGACTACTGGCACAGCTTCGTCACTCCCGAAGAGCTCCCGCACAAGCTCTCGGTCATCCAGAAGTGGGCCGACCAGGAGGGCCGCGACACGTCCGACCTCGTGCTCTCGAACGAGCTGAAGGACCGCGACCAGGCTTTCGCCGACCGACTGTTCGACGGTGGCGTGCGCCTGTTCACGGTCGGCTTCCCCGGGCCGGACTTCGACTACGACGCGATCCGTCGCTGGCTCGCATGGCGGGACGCGAAGAACGGCTGA
- a CDS encoding permease prefix domain 1-containing protein, which yields MNDTDLIDRYVYAATRSVPERQRRDVADELRASIHDQIDDRAASGEDLRTAERAVLLELGDPDKLAAGFSDRPAYLIGPRYYFEWWRLLKLLLWVVVPIAALGIALGQVLSGAGVGDIFAGATVGALAVALHVCFWTTLVFAILERSPDAAARADRGVRGTPWPQWTLEQLPDPRPAGLGVGDLVASLVFLGIAAIAAVWDQLVGFVRTDSAPLPVLNPDLWPWGIAFLLVLIAAEAIFAVVLHRARRWTFALAVTNAVLALAFAAPALLLLLQGELLNPAFFDEVIPADSSAEVFRVTAVVTGCAIIGIAGWDIVDGGFKAWRSRRITASDSPSGRRGRRAGS from the coding sequence ATGAACGACACCGACCTGATCGACCGCTACGTCTACGCCGCAACCCGGAGCGTGCCCGAGCGTCAGCGCCGCGACGTCGCCGACGAGCTGCGCGCCTCGATCCACGACCAGATCGACGATCGTGCCGCCTCCGGCGAGGATCTGCGCACGGCCGAGCGCGCCGTCCTCCTCGAACTCGGCGACCCCGACAAGCTGGCGGCCGGGTTCAGCGACCGTCCCGCGTACCTGATCGGACCGCGGTACTACTTCGAATGGTGGCGACTGCTCAAGCTCCTGCTCTGGGTCGTCGTGCCGATCGCCGCCCTCGGTATCGCGCTCGGGCAGGTGCTGAGTGGCGCCGGCGTGGGCGACATCTTCGCCGGCGCGACTGTCGGCGCGCTCGCGGTGGCGCTGCACGTCTGCTTCTGGACGACCCTCGTCTTCGCGATCCTCGAGCGCAGCCCGGATGCCGCCGCACGGGCAGACCGTGGCGTACGTGGCACGCCGTGGCCGCAGTGGACGCTCGAGCAGCTGCCCGACCCCCGTCCGGCGGGCCTCGGCGTCGGTGACCTCGTGGCCTCGCTGGTCTTCCTCGGGATCGCCGCGATCGCGGCGGTCTGGGACCAGCTGGTGGGCTTCGTCCGCACGGACAGCGCGCCGCTGCCCGTTCTCAACCCCGACCTCTGGCCGTGGGGCATCGCGTTCCTGTTGGTGCTGATCGCGGCCGAGGCGATCTTCGCGGTCGTTCTGCACCGTGCGCGGCGCTGGACCTTCGCCCTCGCGGTCACGAACGCCGTGCTCGCGCTGGCCTTCGCGGCTCCCGCGCTGCTGCTGCTCCTGCAGGGCGAACTGCTCAACCCGGCGTTCTTCGACGAGGTCATCCCGGCGGATTCGTCGGCTGAAGTGTTCCGGGTGACCGCGGTCGTCACGGGCTGCGCGATCATCGGCATCGCCGGGTGGGACATCGTCGACGGTGGCTTCAAGGCCTGGCGGTCGCGCCGGATCACGGCATCCGATTCGCCGTCCGGGCGCCGAGGCCGCCGCGCCGGCTCCTAG
- a CDS encoding PadR family transcriptional regulator → MSETEALETHLQELRRGTVVLACLRLLHVPGYGYGLLEELSTRGFETDANTLYPLLRRLEKQGHLTSEWNTEDARPRKFYRTSEAGARLAAALATDFHAIAAAIDDLPED, encoded by the coding sequence ATGAGCGAAACCGAGGCACTCGAAACGCATCTGCAGGAGCTGCGGCGGGGGACCGTCGTGCTGGCCTGCCTGCGGCTGCTGCACGTGCCCGGATACGGGTACGGGCTCCTCGAGGAGCTGAGCACCCGTGGCTTCGAGACGGACGCCAACACGCTCTACCCCCTGTTGCGTCGCCTCGAGAAGCAGGGGCATCTCACCAGCGAGTGGAACACCGAGGACGCGCGACCGCGCAAGTTCTACCGCACGAGTGAGGCGGGAGCGCGCCTTGCCGCAGCCCTCGCCACCGACTTCCACGCGATCGCCGCGGCGATCGATGACCTTCCGGAGGACTGA
- a CDS encoding o-succinylbenzoate synthase — MSTDAALPPLSDLLQTARVVSLPLVTRFRGILEREAVLIEGPEGWTEFSPFVEYDDAEAATWLAGAIDYGWMPTPTARRTSIAVNATVPAVDAAAVAEILGRFDGCRTAKIKVAEPGQRLSDDVARVREVRTLMGPECRIRIDANGAWNLDEAEHAIHALTEFDLEYVEQPCGTIDELAELRRRVKYLGIPIAADESIRKASDPLAVARAGAADIVIIKAQPLGGIRRALRIVAEAGLPAVVSSALDTSIGLAMGATLAAALPDLDYDCGLGTAALLAADVTDPALLPRNGALPVGRVTPDLALLERHAAPDERREWWHARIARCHSELARAADDAVQ, encoded by the coding sequence GTGAGCACCGACGCCGCCCTCCCTCCGCTTTCGGACCTGCTCCAGACGGCGCGAGTGGTGTCCCTCCCGCTCGTCACCCGATTCCGCGGCATCCTCGAGCGCGAGGCCGTGCTGATCGAGGGACCCGAGGGGTGGACGGAGTTCTCGCCGTTCGTCGAGTACGACGACGCCGAGGCCGCGACCTGGCTCGCCGGCGCGATCGATTACGGGTGGATGCCGACCCCCACCGCGCGGCGGACGTCCATCGCGGTGAACGCCACGGTGCCGGCGGTCGACGCGGCCGCGGTGGCCGAGATCCTCGGCCGCTTCGACGGCTGCCGGACCGCGAAGATCAAGGTCGCCGAGCCCGGCCAGCGCCTGTCCGACGACGTCGCCCGCGTGCGCGAGGTCCGCACCCTCATGGGCCCCGAGTGCCGCATCCGCATCGATGCGAACGGCGCGTGGAACCTCGACGAGGCCGAGCACGCGATCCACGCGCTCACCGAGTTCGATCTGGAGTACGTCGAGCAGCCGTGCGGCACGATCGACGAGCTCGCCGAACTGCGCCGCCGCGTGAAGTACCTCGGCATCCCGATCGCGGCGGACGAGAGCATCCGCAAGGCGAGTGACCCGCTGGCGGTGGCCCGCGCCGGCGCCGCGGACATCGTGATCATCAAGGCCCAGCCCTTGGGCGGCATCCGGCGCGCCCTGCGGATCGTGGCGGAGGCGGGCCTGCCGGCCGTCGTCTCCAGCGCGCTGGACACCTCGATCGGCCTGGCGATGGGCGCGACGCTCGCCGCCGCCCTCCCCGATCTCGACTACGACTGCGGGCTCGGCACGGCGGCGCTCCTGGCTGCGGACGTCACCGACCCCGCACTCCTGCCGCGGAACGGCGCCCTGCCGGTCGGGCGGGTGACACCCGACCTCGCCCTCCTCGAGCGCCACGCGGCCCCGGACGAGCGGCGCGAGTGGTGGCACGCGCGAATCGCGCGCTGTCATTCCGAGCTCGCGCGCGCCGCAGACGATGCCGTGCAGTGA
- a CDS encoding helix-turn-helix domain-containing protein, translating to MTDTVDMDPAGTAPATSRRREATRQKLLDAAAQVFAEEGLDAASVEAICERAGFTRGAFYSNFETKDELFLELAGRVARARVQSVRERVAMLERDGRLTDVATDALAVVQQVLDVSGDDRLAILLMSEIRIHALRDPRLGAAYLAQDAEMRESVAQIITDIAEAKLIRFRLPADEVARLMLTVWESESVRATMAGLDYAAVCRRTGEELARVAPLVIEV from the coding sequence ATGACCGACACCGTCGACATGGACCCCGCCGGCACCGCCCCGGCGACGTCGCGCCGCCGCGAGGCGACGAGGCAGAAGCTTCTGGATGCCGCCGCCCAGGTCTTCGCCGAGGAGGGCCTGGATGCGGCATCCGTCGAGGCGATCTGCGAGCGCGCCGGCTTCACGCGCGGTGCGTTCTACTCGAACTTCGAGACCAAGGACGAGCTGTTCCTCGAACTCGCCGGGCGCGTCGCCCGGGCGCGCGTGCAGTCCGTCCGCGAGCGGGTCGCGATGCTCGAACGTGACGGGCGTCTCACGGATGTGGCGACCGATGCGCTCGCGGTCGTGCAGCAGGTGCTGGATGTCTCGGGCGATGACCGGCTCGCGATCCTGCTGATGAGCGAGATCCGCATCCACGCTCTGCGCGACCCGCGCCTGGGGGCGGCCTATCTCGCGCAGGACGCGGAGATGCGGGAGAGCGTCGCGCAGATCATCACCGACATCGCCGAAGCGAAGCTCATTCGGTTCCGGCTCCCCGCGGACGAGGTCGCCCGCCTGATGCTGACCGTCTGGGAGAGCGAATCGGTGCGTGCGACGATGGCCGGGCTCGACTATGCCGCGGTCTGCCGGCGCACGGGCGAAGAGCTCGCCCGCGTCGCCCCGCTCGTCATCGAGGTCTGA
- a CDS encoding MMPL family transporter, with the protein MSTLLYALGRWSYRHSWRVLIAWLLLLGIAGGSAAVFMKGTDNSFSIPGTEAQAGLEQLSRSFPQASGTSAQLVIVADDGGRVDQAPYSTAIEDAIGQLENLDGVLAVTDPFDEMVTGLVSEDDDAAIVRLQFDGQATDVSAETKDQLRDISAELEDSLPAGAQVAIGGDLFSQSVPAVSLIEAVGVLVALFVLIITFRSIAVAWFPLISAIIGVGLAISLILVSTAFASISSTTPLLAIMLGLAVGIDYALFIVARHQDQVRDGVDPEESVARATGTAGSAVVFAGVTVLIALIGLSFAGIPFLTTMGIAASVAVAIAVLVAVSLTPALLGFSKGRVVGWKRRPRRAARRSDAAPDATEGTPARVRRGFADRWVTGVTRHPVITTVAVVAGLGALALPATTLTLALPNAGMQPTSSEARQAYDLTSEYFGPGFNGPLILTGTIVTSTDPLGLMQDLADEVESIPGVEEVALATPNETADTGIVQLIPTTAPDDPATADLVRELRSHHDEWLEQYGVDLKVTGFTAVAIDISDRLGEALVPFAIFVVGLSLILLMVVFRSIWVPIKAAVGYLLSVAAAFGVIALVFEQGVGADLLHVAKTGPIISFMPIILMGVLFGLAMDYEVFLVSRMREDYVHKVRALGGLHDREIAVGAVRSGFTASARVVTAAAVIMFSVFAAFIPEGDTAIKPIALGLAVGIAIDAFVVRMTLVPAVMALLGDKAWWMPRWLDRILPHFDIEGEAVERELALTDWPEPNSTAAVVAEGVRVSAGPTTLVEDAAVRVEPGGALIVTSEDPRSARALLLALAGRAPLEGAARVGGHLLPGREAWVRAHVGVALLDGSTQPLRDLRRALSGRPRIVVVEGLDALTPGSALEGASVALRDAAANAPGLVVLVSTTRPDAARALLVDAGWTEIGEVDVTVPEAAPSEPEPAGSTADTDDPESLLFPRRDAAPTDASATEVHA; encoded by the coding sequence GTGTCCACTCTTCTGTACGCGCTCGGGCGCTGGTCGTACCGTCACTCCTGGCGTGTGCTCATCGCGTGGCTGCTCCTCTTGGGCATCGCCGGCGGCAGCGCCGCGGTGTTCATGAAGGGAACCGACAACTCGTTCTCGATCCCGGGGACCGAAGCTCAGGCAGGCCTCGAACAGCTCAGCCGCTCGTTCCCTCAGGCCAGCGGCACGAGTGCGCAGCTCGTGATCGTCGCCGATGACGGCGGACGCGTGGATCAGGCCCCGTACTCCACCGCGATCGAGGATGCGATCGGGCAGCTGGAGAACCTTGACGGCGTCCTGGCGGTCACCGATCCGTTCGACGAGATGGTGACGGGGCTCGTGTCCGAGGACGACGACGCCGCGATCGTGCGCCTGCAGTTCGACGGCCAGGCGACCGACGTGTCGGCCGAGACGAAGGACCAGCTGCGCGACATCAGCGCCGAGCTCGAAGACTCCCTCCCGGCGGGCGCCCAGGTCGCAATCGGCGGCGATCTGTTCTCGCAGTCCGTCCCCGCCGTCTCGCTCATCGAGGCGGTCGGCGTGCTCGTGGCGCTGTTCGTCCTCATCATCACGTTCCGCTCGATCGCCGTCGCCTGGTTCCCGCTGATCAGCGCGATCATCGGCGTCGGACTGGCGATCTCGCTCATTCTCGTCTCGACCGCCTTCGCGTCGATCTCCTCCACGACGCCGCTGCTGGCGATCATGCTCGGGCTCGCAGTCGGCATCGACTACGCGCTATTCATCGTCGCGCGACATCAGGATCAGGTCCGCGACGGCGTGGATCCCGAGGAGTCGGTCGCTCGCGCGACCGGCACGGCAGGCTCGGCCGTGGTCTTCGCCGGCGTGACCGTGCTCATCGCCCTCATCGGGCTCTCCTTCGCCGGCATCCCGTTCCTGACGACCATGGGGATCGCCGCCTCCGTCGCCGTGGCGATCGCGGTGCTCGTGGCCGTCTCGCTCACCCCCGCCCTCCTCGGGTTCTCGAAGGGCCGTGTCGTCGGGTGGAAGCGCCGGCCGCGGCGCGCCGCCCGCCGATCGGATGCCGCCCCCGACGCGACCGAGGGGACTCCGGCGCGCGTGCGCCGCGGCTTCGCCGACCGGTGGGTCACCGGCGTCACCCGTCATCCCGTCATCACGACGGTCGCGGTGGTGGCGGGCCTCGGCGCACTGGCGCTCCCGGCGACCACGCTCACCTTGGCCCTGCCGAACGCCGGCATGCAGCCGACCTCCAGCGAAGCCCGCCAGGCGTACGACCTGACGTCGGAGTACTTCGGCCCGGGCTTCAACGGACCGCTCATCCTCACCGGCACGATCGTCACCTCGACCGATCCCCTCGGACTCATGCAGGACCTCGCCGACGAGGTCGAGAGCATCCCCGGTGTCGAGGAGGTGGCCCTCGCGACCCCGAACGAGACCGCCGACACCGGAATCGTGCAGCTCATCCCGACGACCGCGCCGGATGACCCGGCAACGGCCGACCTCGTGCGCGAACTGCGCTCGCACCATGACGAGTGGCTCGAGCAGTACGGCGTCGACCTGAAGGTCACCGGCTTCACCGCCGTCGCGATCGACATCTCCGACCGACTCGGCGAAGCGCTCGTCCCGTTCGCGATCTTCGTCGTTGGGCTCTCGCTCATCCTTCTCATGGTCGTCTTCCGGTCGATCTGGGTGCCGATCAAGGCGGCCGTGGGCTATCTGCTCTCGGTGGCCGCCGCGTTCGGGGTGATCGCACTCGTCTTCGAGCAGGGCGTCGGTGCGGACCTGCTGCACGTGGCGAAGACCGGGCCGATCATCAGCTTCATGCCGATCATCCTGATGGGCGTGCTGTTCGGACTCGCGATGGACTACGAGGTGTTCCTCGTCTCCCGGATGCGCGAGGACTACGTGCACAAGGTGCGCGCGCTCGGCGGCCTGCACGACCGCGAGATCGCCGTCGGCGCGGTGCGCTCCGGCTTCACGGCGTCGGCGCGCGTCGTCACGGCCGCCGCGGTCATCATGTTCTCGGTGTTCGCCGCGTTCATCCCCGAAGGAGACACCGCGATCAAGCCGATCGCCCTAGGGCTCGCGGTCGGCATCGCGATCGACGCGTTCGTGGTCCGCATGACGCTCGTCCCGGCCGTCATGGCGCTCCTCGGCGACAAGGCGTGGTGGATGCCGCGCTGGCTCGACCGGATCCTCCCCCACTTCGACATCGAGGGCGAAGCGGTCGAGCGCGAGCTCGCGCTCACCGACTGGCCCGAGCCGAACTCGACCGCAGCGGTCGTCGCGGAGGGTGTGCGGGTGAGCGCCGGCCCGACGACGCTCGTCGAGGACGCCGCCGTGCGCGTCGAGCCGGGAGGTGCGCTCATCGTGACCTCCGAGGACCCGCGCAGCGCCCGCGCACTGCTGCTCGCGCTCGCCGGCCGCGCGCCGCTCGAGGGCGCCGCCCGCGTGGGGGGCCATCTGCTTCCCGGACGTGAAGCGTGGGTCCGCGCGCACGTCGGAGTCGCGCTGCTCGACGGGTCGACGCAGCCGCTGCGCGACCTGCGCCGCGCGCTCTCCGGGCGCCCGCGCATCGTGGTGGTCGAGGGTCTCGACGCCCTCACCCCGGGCTCCGCGCTCGAGGGCGCATCGGTCGCCCTGCGGGACGCGGCCGCGAACGCGCCGGGTCTGGTGGTCCTCGTGTCCACGACGAGACCGGATGCCGCGCGGGCGCTCCTGGTCGACGCCGGCTGGACCGAGATCGGGGAGGTCGACGTGACGGTTCCCGAAGCCGCACCGTCGGAACCCGAACCTGCCGGATCGACCGCGGACACGGATGATCCCGAGTCCCTCCTCTTCCCGCGGCGTGACGCCGCACCCACCGATGCTTCTGCAACCGAGGTGCACGCATGA
- a CDS encoding YhgE/Pip family protein, with amino-acid sequence MTLHIERARSRRPVTWLTLIGVLLLPVLIGGILVAALYNPAERLDNMNAAIVNQDEPVTIDDQLVPLGRQLTAGLVEGSDEIASNLNWTLSNPDDAAAGLADGTYQAVVTIPENFSAAATSTAPGGTPERATIEVTTPPDSKVVDDAITAQVTSAAASILGRQLSEVYLENVFLGFTTLGDQLGTAADGARQLADGASSAADGAAQLPGGITQLGDGASQLASGAGTLAGGLDQIASGIGGAQSGATQLAAGLDTAASQVNNQQLVGAAQLSASNAATAASQTAALAAGVGGLAQTLGGLSAECIAQGGSADFCTRLGLAAGSAGTSATAAVAAATSTGTASGYAAPTAAGIAQLTSETSAGLTEAANQTRTLASGLGQLASGTTQSADGARELQSGAAQLADGATQAADGATSLADGVAQLSTGTSSLADGLATASDSLPSYTDSEATSLANVVSDPVTTDGLGSSLFGASAVPLLASLALWFGGLGTFIALQAASRRALTSRSPSAALALRGFAPAAAIGAIQGLLVAGVVQLAATYDLGQWSLFALLCVIAGVAFAAVNQALVAVFGGAGRWLAALVGVLTVATGVVSTVPGVLSQAASLLPTSPAYTGMLAALTDAGGFGSAIAGLLIWAGLAFISTTIAVARRRVARPRDLLVVSPA; translated from the coding sequence ATGACCCTCCACATCGAGCGCGCGCGATCGCGGCGCCCCGTCACCTGGCTCACCCTCATCGGAGTGCTGCTTCTGCCGGTACTGATCGGCGGCATCCTCGTCGCGGCCCTGTACAACCCGGCCGAGCGCCTCGACAACATGAACGCGGCGATCGTGAACCAGGACGAGCCGGTCACGATCGACGATCAGCTCGTGCCGCTCGGCCGCCAGCTGACGGCCGGTCTTGTCGAGGGCTCTGATGAGATCGCCAGCAACCTGAACTGGACCCTCTCCAACCCGGATGACGCGGCCGCCGGCCTCGCGGACGGCACGTACCAGGCGGTCGTGACGATCCCGGAGAATTTCTCCGCGGCGGCGACGTCGACCGCCCCCGGCGGCACTCCCGAGCGGGCGACCATCGAGGTCACGACCCCGCCCGACTCGAAGGTCGTGGACGATGCGATCACCGCCCAGGTGACCTCGGCCGCGGCATCCATCCTCGGCCGCCAGCTCTCGGAGGTGTACCTGGAGAACGTCTTCCTCGGGTTCACGACGCTCGGCGACCAGCTCGGCACCGCTGCGGACGGCGCGCGCCAACTCGCCGACGGCGCATCGAGCGCCGCGGACGGCGCGGCCCAGCTGCCGGGCGGCATCACGCAGCTCGGCGACGGCGCATCTCAACTCGCATCCGGCGCGGGCACGCTGGCGGGCGGTCTCGACCAGATCGCGAGCGGCATCGGCGGGGCGCAGTCCGGCGCGACCCAGCTCGCCGCCGGTCTCGACACTGCAGCGTCGCAGGTGAACAACCAGCAGCTCGTCGGCGCCGCGCAGTTGAGTGCGTCCAACGCCGCGACGGCCGCGTCGCAGACCGCTGCGCTCGCCGCCGGCGTCGGTGGTCTTGCGCAGACGCTGGGCGGACTCTCGGCCGAGTGCATCGCCCAGGGCGGATCAGCGGACTTCTGCACCCGGCTGGGCCTCGCTGCAGGCTCCGCCGGTACATCCGCGACCGCCGCTGTCGCCGCCGCGACGAGCACCGGCACGGCGAGCGGCTACGCTGCTCCGACGGCAGCCGGCATCGCACAGCTGACCTCGGAGACGAGCGCCGGACTGACGGAGGCGGCGAACCAAACCCGGACCCTCGCCTCCGGCCTCGGCCAGCTCGCGAGCGGCACGACCCAGTCGGCCGACGGCGCGCGCGAACTGCAGTCCGGCGCCGCCCAGCTCGCCGACGGCGCGACGCAGGCCGCCGACGGCGCGACCTCGCTCGCGGACGGCGTCGCCCAGCTCTCGACCGGCACGTCGAGCCTCGCCGACGGCCTGGCCACGGCATCCGACTCTCTTCCGAGCTACACCGACAGTGAGGCGACGAGCCTCGCGAACGTCGTGTCCGACCCGGTGACGACGGACGGCCTCGGCTCGTCGCTGTTCGGAGCCTCCGCCGTGCCGCTGCTGGCGAGTCTCGCCCTGTGGTTCGGAGGGCTCGGGACGTTCATCGCCCTGCAGGCCGCGTCCCGGCGCGCGCTGACGTCGCGATCGCCGTCCGCGGCGCTCGCGCTGCGCGGCTTCGCCCCGGCGGCGGCGATCGGCGCGATCCAGGGTCTGCTCGTGGCGGGCGTCGTGCAGCTCGCCGCCACGTACGACCTCGGGCAGTGGTCGCTGTTCGCGCTGCTGTGCGTGATCGCCGGCGTCGCCTTCGCCGCGGTCAACCAGGCGCTGGTGGCCGTGTTCGGGGGTGCCGGTCGCTGGCTCGCCGCGTTGGTCGGCGTGCTGACCGTCGCCACCGGGGTGGTCTCCACCGTGCCGGGGGTTCTCTCGCAAGCGGCCTCGCTGCTCCCGACGTCGCCCGCCTACACCGGCATGCTGGCGGCGCTGACGGATGCCGGCGGATTCGGATCCGCGATCGCCGGGCTCCTGATCTGGGCGGGGCTCGCGTTCATCTCGACGACGATCGCCGTGGCCAGACGCCGTGTCGCCCGCCCGCGCGATCTGCTGGTGGTCTCCCCCGCCTGA
- a CDS encoding endonuclease domain-containing protein — translation MQRRPLPDELRGRPFVADEARIAGVPSRRLRANDLTRPYAGVRAPEALPIESTEQRCLAYLPRLTAAQFFCGLTAAELWGFPLPRRSDGLIHVGAIAPEREPRTPGVVGHRLSLTWDDLTLRGSLPVPHPAEVWAQLGAVLHRDGLTVAADHLLHQHLADHEMLRTAVDRLRRRGAVDLREAIEQARAGAESPKETETRLLLVRGGLPEPELNWNLRDASGRLLARLDMAYPRYRVAVEYDGRQHAEHRQFERDADRWADIEASGWILIRVLSHHLADPGLVVARTRRALSSRGWMPSR, via the coding sequence ATGCAGCGGCGGCCCCTTCCCGACGAGCTGCGGGGCCGTCCGTTCGTCGCGGACGAGGCGCGAATCGCGGGCGTGCCCTCTCGTCGTCTCCGCGCGAACGACCTCACTCGCCCCTACGCCGGTGTCCGCGCACCCGAAGCCCTGCCGATCGAGTCGACTGAGCAGCGCTGTCTTGCCTACCTGCCGCGATTGACGGCTGCCCAGTTCTTCTGCGGACTCACAGCGGCCGAACTCTGGGGCTTCCCCCTCCCCCGCCGCAGCGACGGGCTGATCCATGTCGGGGCGATCGCGCCCGAGCGCGAGCCGCGCACGCCGGGCGTCGTCGGACACCGCCTGAGCCTGACGTGGGATGACCTGACGTTGCGCGGGTCGCTTCCCGTGCCGCACCCCGCCGAGGTGTGGGCCCAGCTCGGCGCCGTCCTGCACCGCGATGGACTCACCGTGGCGGCCGATCATCTCCTGCACCAGCACCTCGCCGACCACGAGATGCTGCGCACGGCGGTCGACCGCCTGCGCCGACGAGGCGCGGTCGACCTGCGCGAGGCGATCGAGCAGGCGCGGGCGGGCGCGGAGTCACCGAAGGAGACGGAGACCCGGCTACTGCTCGTGAGGGGCGGGCTGCCCGAGCCCGAACTGAACTGGAACCTCCGCGACGCATCCGGACGGCTGCTCGCCCGCCTCGACATGGCTTACCCGCGTTACCGCGTCGCGGTCGAGTACGACGGTCGTCAGCACGCCGAACACCGTCAGTTCGAACGGGACGCCGACCGCTGGGCGGACATCGAAGCGAGCGGCTGGATCCTCATCCGCGTGCTCTCGCACCATCTCGCGGATCCCGGCCTGGTCGTGGCCCGTACTCGTCGCGCCCTCAGCTCGCGCGGCTGGATGCCGTCCCGTTGA
- the ccsB gene encoding c-type cytochrome biogenesis protein CcsB — MPEALTLDAVSVLLVWTAISIYALAFIAYTVDLARRGASAVEKQDAAARELVTVGAAAASADGAPVSAGRSANDRLRAEERDAEISFSARPADRPRLVWARIGTSLTVLGLLFHIAGDVTRGIAAGRVPWSNMYEFALTGTMLIVAVYLFSLIKYDLRFLGAFITGMVVLLLGGAALAFYVEISPLMDPLKSIWLVIHVFVASLATAIFALAFGLSVLQLMQARRERKTAALADASAEAVAAAKTGPRFLRTLPSSDALESIAYRFAIIGFIFWTFTLIAGSIWANDAWGRYWGFDTKEVWTFVIWVLYAGYIHARATRGWRGSRSAWLSIIGFSAVMFNFTIVNMFFKGLHAYSGLS; from the coding sequence ATGCCCGAAGCCCTCACGCTCGACGCGGTTTCCGTGCTCCTGGTCTGGACCGCGATCTCGATCTACGCACTGGCCTTCATCGCCTACACGGTCGATCTCGCTCGCCGCGGGGCGAGTGCAGTGGAGAAGCAGGATGCCGCCGCCCGCGAACTCGTGACGGTCGGCGCAGCCGCCGCATCGGCGGACGGCGCTCCGGTCTCGGCGGGTCGGTCGGCGAACGACCGTCTGCGCGCGGAGGAACGCGACGCCGAGATCTCCTTCTCCGCGCGTCCCGCGGACCGGCCGCGCCTGGTCTGGGCGCGGATCGGCACGTCGCTCACCGTGCTCGGGCTGCTGTTCCACATCGCCGGCGACGTCACGCGCGGCATCGCCGCCGGGCGTGTGCCCTGGTCGAACATGTACGAGTTCGCCCTCACGGGGACGATGCTCATCGTCGCGGTCTACCTCTTCTCGCTCATCAAGTACGACCTGCGCTTCCTCGGGGCATTCATCACCGGCATGGTCGTCCTCCTCCTCGGCGGTGCCGCGCTCGCGTTCTACGTCGAGATCTCCCCGCTGATGGATCCCCTCAAGAGCATCTGGCTCGTGATCCACGTTTTCGTGGCCTCGCTCGCCACGGCGATCTTCGCGCTCGCGTTCGGCCTGTCGGTGCTGCAGCTCATGCAGGCCCGGCGCGAGCGCAAGACGGCTGCACTGGCGGACGCGTCAGCCGAGGCGGTCGCCGCCGCGAAGACCGGTCCCCGATTCCTCCGCACCCTGCCCAGCAGCGACGCCCTCGAGTCGATCGCGTACCGGTTCGCGATCATCGGCTTCATCTTCTGGACGTTCACTTTGATCGCAGGATCGATCTGGGCCAACGACGCATGGGGACGCTACTGGGGCTTCGACACGAAGGAAGTCTGGACCTTCGTGATCTGGGTGCTCTACGCCGGCTACATCCATGCGCGCGCGACGCGCGGATGGCGCGGCTCGCGCTCGGCGTGGCTGTCGATCATCGGCTTCAGCGCCGTGATGTTCAACTTCACGATCGTCAACATGTTCTTCAAGGGCCTGCACGCCTACAGCGGCCTGAGCTGA